The following nucleotide sequence is from Pelodiscus sinensis isolate JC-2024 unplaced genomic scaffold, ASM4963464v1 ctg62, whole genome shotgun sequence.
TTGGCGAAGATGAGGATGATGGCGTCCCGCATCTCCCGGTCGTTGATGATGCGGTGCAGCTCCTGCCGGCCCTCGTCGATGCGGTCGCGGTCGGCGCAGTCCACCACGAAGATCAGCCCCTGGGTCCCTGTGTAGTAGTGTCGCCAGAGGGGCCGGATCTTGTCCTGGCCCCCCACGTCCCACACGTTGAACTTGACGTTCTTGTAGGTCACCGTCTCCACGTTGAAGCCGACCGTGGGGATGGTGGTGACCGACTGGCCCAGCTTCAGCTTGTAGAGGATGGTCGTCTTGCCAGC
It contains:
- the LOC102452016 gene encoding ADP-ribosylation factor 6-like, which encodes MGKMLSKIFGNKEMRILMLGLDAAGKTTILYKLKLGQSVTTIPTVGFNVETVTYKNVKFNVWDVGGQDKIRPLWRHYYTGTQGLIFVVDCADRDRIDEGRQELHRIINDREMRDAIILIFANKQDLPDAMKPHEIQEKLGLTRIRDRNWYVQPSCATSGEGLCEGLMWLTSNYKS